A genome region from Streptomyces sp. S4.7 includes the following:
- a CDS encoding M20/M25/M40 family metallo-hydrolase codes for MTYDQRPAYDLPTRRINPGAAGLTESDRELLLHLLALRTAGPLETGGGEPVELWEAQSAYAEAAGRLGFRVVHHAPAGPDTVTGPDVPRAVGQAADTMPGFLDCQPNMVLRLGPELPRAATVMFNVHMDTVAGGGPVSFTGSRFHGRGSIDAKGPAVGLLAGLRAALAASPALGTEVGVLIQLVAGEEGGAMGVFGTKPLVEQGYVGRLNVFCEPTGFRVLSRATASMTARLRVDGRDGIDDEPGAGHNATVLLGYLAQHLASELPPYAVDGQVCVAGMNTGSMHNKVYGTGQLLINLSYGSQDTGRKLEAALDDVLRTGVERFRERFADSPTFATTARDAASVTHLDWLKRGLPALYADDAWVGELLLDRAGLAPWPAELPAFTCDAIWLAGVPDTSTVVFGPGDLGANQAHAEGEFADLADLDRYARHIERLLISFARNRLDQGN; via the coding sequence ATGACCTACGACCAGCGTCCGGCCTACGACCTGCCGACCCGGCGCATCAATCCGGGCGCCGCCGGGCTGACCGAGTCCGACCGGGAACTGCTCCTGCACCTCCTCGCCCTGCGCACCGCCGGACCGCTGGAGACCGGCGGCGGGGAACCGGTGGAGCTGTGGGAGGCGCAGAGCGCGTACGCGGAGGCGGCCGGCCGGCTCGGCTTCCGGGTCGTCCACCACGCCCCCGCCGGACCCGACACCGTCACCGGCCCGGACGTGCCCCGGGCGGTGGGCCAGGCGGCCGACACCATGCCCGGATTCCTCGACTGCCAGCCGAACATGGTCCTGCGTCTGGGCCCCGAACTGCCGCGCGCCGCCACGGTGATGTTCAACGTGCACATGGACACCGTCGCGGGCGGCGGCCCGGTCTCCTTCACCGGTTCGCGGTTCCACGGCCGCGGTTCCATCGACGCCAAGGGCCCCGCCGTCGGACTCCTCGCCGGGCTGCGGGCCGCACTCGCCGCCTCCCCCGCGCTCGGCACCGAGGTGGGCGTGCTGATCCAGCTCGTCGCGGGCGAAGAGGGCGGCGCCATGGGGGTGTTCGGCACGAAGCCGCTGGTCGAGCAGGGGTACGTGGGGCGGCTCAACGTGTTCTGCGAACCGACCGGCTTCCGCGTACTGAGCAGGGCCACCGCCTCCATGACCGCACGCCTGCGCGTCGACGGCCGCGACGGCATCGACGACGAGCCGGGCGCCGGCCACAACGCGACGGTGTTACTGGGCTATCTCGCCCAGCACCTCGCGTCGGAGCTGCCGCCGTACGCGGTCGACGGACAGGTCTGCGTCGCCGGCATGAACACCGGCTCCATGCACAACAAGGTCTACGGCACCGGCCAGTTGCTGATCAATCTGTCGTACGGCTCCCAGGACACCGGGCGCAAACTGGAAGCCGCGCTGGACGACGTACTGCGGACCGGCGTGGAGCGCTTCCGCGAACGCTTCGCCGACAGCCCGACCTTCGCCACCACCGCCCGCGACGCCGCGAGCGTGACGCATCTGGACTGGCTCAAGCGCGGACTGCCCGCCCTGTACGCCGATGACGCGTGGGTCGGCGAACTGCTGCTGGACCGGGCGGGACTAGCGCCGTGGCCCGCCGAACTGCCGGCGTTCACCTGTGACGCGATCTGGCTCGCCGGCGTGCCCGACACCTCGACCGTGGTCTTCGGCCCCGGCGATCTCGGCGCCAACCAGGCCCACGCGGAAGGTGAGTTCGCCGATCTGGCCGACCTCGACCGGTACGCGCGGCACATCGAGCGCCTGCTCATCTCCTTCGCACGCAATCGGCTGGACCAGGGGAACTGA
- a CDS encoding Gfo/Idh/MocA family oxidoreductase, translating to MLNTFIVGGGRAGLGLHWPVLRKLRALPDGSGPWSPDPPVIWDVQDIREQALAEGLVPADSLAHAAELADPATTVVHLCTPPADRFATLQQLADLGYTRIVVEKPMADDIAGLEAIDMLARVRGLRLRVVSPWLASSLTRELAELTRYGALGELRSMSFTQFKPRWTRTLRSNNHTTAFDVELPHSLGVALRLAGDARITDAALTDMRIGDTVIPDMGGARLTLQHDNGATTEIASDLTSPIRERRVGLRFDTGHVVGHYPISDVDHHASLTVHDDAGGGAAARRLLFDDALTSYIDHAYQEYQAVDAGTDGASGSGGPGNGAPGGVNDMDDYAIARRVVQLLQEARLLAAAQSSRADSAAPVRPPLTGVSPALQGGADHEG from the coding sequence ATGCTGAACACGTTCATCGTCGGCGGCGGGCGGGCCGGCCTCGGGCTGCACTGGCCGGTGCTGCGCAAGCTGCGCGCCCTGCCGGACGGAAGCGGTCCGTGGTCACCGGACCCGCCCGTGATCTGGGACGTCCAGGACATCCGCGAACAGGCCCTGGCCGAGGGCCTGGTGCCGGCGGACTCACTGGCCCACGCCGCCGAGCTGGCGGACCCCGCCACCACGGTCGTGCATCTGTGCACGCCGCCGGCCGACCGGTTCGCCACGCTCCAGCAGCTGGCCGACCTCGGCTACACGCGCATCGTGGTCGAGAAGCCGATGGCCGACGACATCGCCGGTCTGGAGGCCATCGACATGCTGGCGCGGGTGCGCGGTCTGCGGCTGCGGGTCGTCTCGCCGTGGCTGGCCAGCTCGCTCACCCGGGAGCTGGCCGAGCTGACGCGGTACGGCGCTCTGGGCGAGCTGCGTTCGATGTCCTTCACGCAGTTCAAGCCGCGCTGGACGCGCACCCTGCGCTCCAACAACCACACCACCGCCTTCGACGTGGAGCTGCCGCACTCGCTCGGTGTCGCCCTGCGGCTCGCGGGGGACGCACGGATCACCGACGCGGCGCTGACGGACATGCGGATCGGCGACACCGTCATCCCCGACATGGGCGGCGCCCGGCTGACGCTCCAGCACGACAACGGCGCCACCACGGAGATAGCCTCCGACCTCACCTCGCCGATCCGCGAACGCCGTGTCGGGCTGCGGTTCGACACCGGCCACGTCGTCGGCCACTACCCGATCAGCGATGTCGACCACCACGCCAGCCTGACCGTCCACGACGACGCGGGCGGCGGTGCGGCGGCCCGCAGGCTCCTCTTCGACGACGCGCTGACCAGCTACATCGACCACGCCTACCAGGAGTACCAGGCGGTCGACGCGGGCACCGACGGCGCTTCGGGCAGTGGCGGCCCCGGTAACGGCGCTCCCGGCGGGGTGAACGACATGGACGACTACGCGATCGCCCGGCGGGTCGTCCAACTGCTGCAAGAGGCACGGCTGTTGGCCGCCGCGCAGAGTAGCCGCGCAGACTCGGCCGCGCCCGTGCGGCCACCGCTGACCGGCGTCTCCCCCGCGCTCCAGGGGGGTGCCGACCATGAGGGCTGA
- a CDS encoding Ldh family oxidoreductase, translating to MTTTSTTTTAGSGAASAATTPRVDLTELVEFTAAVFRHHGLPAERALTAAQALVHGDLTGITSHGLTNLTRLYLKLFEDGRCDPAAEPEVLADRGAAVLLDAHRALGLWSASEAVDLAAERALQYGVGLVSVRDATHLGCAGAHAKRAADRGMICLLVSNCGQQRIIRPPGGQAALLGTNPLAFAAPAGARPPLVLDMSTTVVPTGRVRGAARAGQPIPEGWLEDKDGRPVTDPHALDRGDGYLKWLGGDPATGAFKGYGLGLLVEVLGALLPGAGLGPATEAWSGSGSPSGQDDNIGFTVLVVAPAELRPQEDFEAQTAGMFDALVGSPAVDEARPVRYPGWFEAERATEHGKSGVPLSAALFEELVTVAAERGLTAPKALEASPSQDT from the coding sequence ATGACGACGACCTCGACGACCACGACCGCCGGCTCCGGGGCTGCTTCCGCCGCCACGACACCGCGCGTCGACCTCACCGAGCTGGTGGAGTTCACCGCCGCCGTGTTCCGGCACCACGGCCTGCCCGCCGAGCGGGCCCTGACCGCCGCGCAGGCCCTGGTCCACGGCGACCTGACCGGCATCACCTCGCACGGCCTGACCAACCTCACCCGGCTCTATCTGAAGCTCTTCGAGGACGGCCGCTGCGACCCGGCCGCCGAGCCCGAGGTGCTGGCCGACCGGGGCGCGGCCGTCCTGCTCGACGCGCACCGCGCCCTCGGCCTCTGGTCGGCGAGCGAGGCCGTGGACCTGGCCGCCGAGCGCGCCCTCCAGTACGGCGTCGGGCTCGTCTCCGTACGCGACGCCACCCACCTCGGCTGCGCGGGCGCGCACGCCAAGCGCGCGGCGGACCGCGGGATGATCTGCCTGCTCGTCTCCAACTGCGGTCAGCAGCGCATCATCCGGCCGCCCGGCGGACAGGCCGCCCTGCTCGGCACCAACCCGCTCGCGTTCGCCGCACCCGCCGGGGCGCGACCGCCGCTCGTCCTCGACATGAGCACCACCGTCGTCCCGACCGGGCGCGTCCGCGGCGCGGCGCGGGCCGGACAGCCGATCCCGGAGGGCTGGCTGGAGGACAAGGACGGCCGGCCGGTCACCGACCCGCACGCGCTGGACCGGGGCGACGGCTATCTGAAGTGGCTGGGCGGCGATCCGGCCACCGGGGCGTTCAAGGGGTACGGGCTCGGTCTGCTCGTCGAGGTCCTCGGCGCGCTCCTGCCGGGCGCCGGCCTCGGCCCGGCGACCGAAGCCTGGTCCGGCAGCGGCAGCCCCAGCGGCCAGGACGACAACATCGGCTTCACGGTGCTGGTCGTCGCCCCGGCGGAGCTGCGCCCGCAGGAGGACTTCGAGGCGCAGACGGCCGGCATGTTCGACGCGCTGGTCGGCTCCCCGGCGGTGGACGAGGCCCGTCCGGTCCGCTACCCCGGCTGGTTCGAGGCGGAGCGCGCGACGGAGCACGGCAAGAGCGGGGTCCCGCTGTCGGCGGCCCTGTTCGAGGAGCTCGTCACGGTGGCGGCGGAACGAGGCCTGACGGCGCCGAAGGCGCTCGAAGCAAGCCCGTCACAGGACACGTAG
- a CDS encoding sugar phosphate isomerase/epimerase family protein produces MRADIRLSGIGDEAAPGLDRQIEAVRRLGWDSVELRSVDGVPLAELDGPAFDRVAGSVAEAGLGVSCVDSRIGNWARTVVSPFADDLDELARLADRCERLGTRYVRIMSYPNAGLPDADWEREVLDRVRRLTARAEDAGLVLVHENCAGWAATDPARMLRLLEAADSPALRLLFDVGNGIAYGYEAYDHLAHIAPYVAHVHVKDGTGDTSAQFYSLPGDGDCRVADSLRLLFDQGYSGAVSIEPHINIRPHEGWSDPSGDYVDEFVTYGQRLEKLLRELEPATDSGI; encoded by the coding sequence ATGAGGGCTGACATCCGTCTGAGCGGCATCGGCGACGAGGCGGCCCCGGGGCTCGACCGGCAGATCGAGGCGGTACGGCGGCTCGGCTGGGACAGCGTGGAGCTGCGCTCGGTCGACGGCGTTCCCCTCGCCGAACTCGACGGCCCGGCCTTCGACCGGGTGGCCGGGTCGGTCGCCGAGGCCGGGCTCGGAGTCTCCTGCGTCGACTCCCGGATCGGCAACTGGGCCCGTACGGTCGTCTCCCCGTTCGCCGACGACCTCGACGAGCTGGCCCGCCTGGCCGATCGCTGCGAGCGCCTCGGCACCCGCTACGTACGGATCATGTCCTACCCCAACGCCGGTCTGCCGGACGCCGATTGGGAGCGGGAGGTGCTCGACCGGGTACGGCGGCTCACCGCGCGCGCCGAGGACGCAGGGCTGGTGCTGGTGCACGAGAACTGCGCCGGCTGGGCAGCCACCGACCCGGCGCGGATGCTCCGTCTCCTGGAGGCGGCCGACAGCCCCGCGCTGCGGCTGCTCTTCGACGTCGGCAACGGCATCGCGTACGGCTACGAGGCGTACGACCATCTCGCGCACATCGCGCCGTACGTCGCGCACGTGCATGTGAAGGACGGTACGGGCGACACGAGCGCGCAGTTCTACTCGCTGCCCGGCGACGGGGACTGCCGGGTCGCGGACTCGCTGCGGCTGCTGTTCGACCAGGGCTACTCCGGCGCCGTCTCGATCGAGCCGCACATCAACATCCGCCCCCACGAGGGATGGTCGGACCCGTCCGGGGACTACGTGGACGAGTTCGTGACGTACGGGCAGCGGCTCGAGAAGCTCCTGCGCGAGCTGGAGCCGGCCACGGACAGCGGCATCTGA
- a CDS encoding DUF4287 domain-containing protein encodes MTETVKGPAAYFPSIERKYGRPVAEWKELIRSSPLTKHMELVSWLKTDHALGHGHANALVAHTLAEDAGK; translated from the coding sequence ATGACCGAAACCGTGAAGGGCCCTGCCGCCTACTTCCCGTCGATCGAGAGGAAGTACGGCCGGCCGGTCGCGGAGTGGAAGGAGCTGATCCGTTCCTCACCGCTGACGAAGCACATGGAACTGGTCTCCTGGCTCAAGACGGACCACGCGCTGGGCCACGGCCACGCGAACGCGCTCGTGGCCCACACGCTCGCGGAGGACGCCGGGAAGTAG
- a CDS encoding polyprenyl synthetase family protein, which produces MTVSPPAPAVGHLGGLAAQSRAAVLDRTEERLDAMLAAEHSRWAAVDARAAVPVDAIGELIRAGGKRLRPAFCAAGFLAAGGELSDSRVVDAAAAIEMLHAFALIHDDVIDDSDLRRGEPTVHVQHIERHRAQGWQGEARRYGEGIAVLAGDLAFSYAGQLIQDLPAEARLVWGRLVSEMIIGQHLDVTVAAESLPDPKLARYIANAKSGHYSIHRPLELGAAIAGDTSSAAAFEAYGTALGEAFQLRDDLIDTYGDADAVGKPVGLDAEQHKMTLLVSLAALRDPRVGELVQAAEWDGAALAEALTSSGVRAEVEHRIDELVVQAHEALSAAPISDEWKRELADMATSVAYRDH; this is translated from the coding sequence ATGACCGTCTCACCGCCCGCACCGGCCGTCGGGCACCTCGGAGGGCTCGCCGCGCAGTCCCGCGCGGCCGTCCTGGACCGTACCGAGGAGCGCCTCGACGCCATGCTCGCCGCGGAGCACTCCCGCTGGGCGGCGGTCGACGCGCGCGCCGCGGTCCCCGTCGACGCCATCGGCGAGCTGATCCGGGCCGGCGGAAAACGCCTGCGCCCCGCGTTCTGCGCGGCCGGCTTCCTGGCGGCGGGCGGTGAGCTGTCCGACTCGCGCGTGGTGGACGCGGCGGCGGCGATCGAGATGCTGCACGCGTTCGCGCTCATCCACGACGACGTCATCGACGACTCCGACCTGCGCCGCGGCGAGCCCACGGTCCATGTCCAGCACATCGAGCGGCACCGGGCACAGGGCTGGCAGGGCGAGGCCCGCCGTTACGGCGAGGGCATCGCCGTACTCGCGGGTGACCTGGCCTTCTCGTACGCCGGACAGCTCATCCAGGACCTGCCCGCCGAGGCCCGGCTGGTCTGGGGCCGGCTCGTCAGCGAGATGATCATCGGCCAGCACCTGGACGTGACGGTCGCCGCGGAATCCCTCCCGGACCCGAAGCTGGCCCGGTACATCGCCAACGCCAAGTCCGGTCACTACAGCATCCATCGCCCGCTGGAGCTCGGCGCGGCCATCGCGGGCGACACCTCGTCGGCCGCCGCCTTCGAGGCGTACGGGACCGCGCTCGGCGAGGCGTTCCAGCTGCGCGACGACCTCATCGACACCTACGGCGACGCGGACGCGGTCGGCAAGCCGGTCGGTCTGGACGCCGAACAGCACAAGATGACGCTCCTGGTGAGCCTCGCCGCGCTGCGCGACCCGCGCGTCGGCGAGCTGGTGCAGGCCGCCGAGTGGGACGGCGCCGCGCTGGCCGAGGCGCTGACCAGCAGCGGCGTACGCGCCGAAGTGGAGCACCGGATCGACGAGTTGGTGGTCCAGGCGCACGAGGCACTGTCGGCGGCGCCCATCAGCGACGAGTGGAAGCGCGAACTCGCCGACATGGCCACGTCGGTGGCCTACCGCGACCACTGA
- the ispG gene encoding flavodoxin-dependent (E)-4-hydroxy-3-methylbut-2-enyl-diphosphate synthase has protein sequence MTAIALGMPDVPVKLADRRVSRQIQVGSVAVGGDAPVSVQSMTTTRTSDIGATLQQIAELTASGCQIVRVACPTQDDADALSTIARKSQIPVIADIHFQPKYVFAAIDAGCAAVRVNPGNIKQFDDKVKEIAGAASAAGTPIRIGVNAGSLDARLLRKYGKATPEALVESALWEASLFEEHGFRDIKISVKHNDPVVMVNAYRLLAARCDYPLHLGVTEAGPAFQGTIKSAVAFGALLSEGIGDTIRVSLSAPPAEEVKVGLQILESLNLKQRRLEIVSCPSCGRAQVDVYKLADEVTAGLDGMEVPLRVAVMGCVVNGPGEAREADLGVASGNGKGQIFVKGEVIKTVPESKIVETLIEEALKIAAEMEANGVPSGEPLVVAGV, from the coding sequence ATGACCGCCATCGCACTCGGAATGCCGGATGTTCCGGTGAAGCTCGCCGACCGGAGGGTCAGTCGGCAGATCCAGGTCGGTTCGGTGGCTGTCGGTGGGGATGCGCCGGTGTCGGTGCAGTCGATGACGACGACGCGGACCTCGGACATCGGGGCGACGTTGCAGCAGATCGCGGAGCTGACGGCGTCGGGGTGTCAGATTGTGCGGGTGGCGTGCCCGACGCAGGATGACGCGGACGCGTTGTCGACGATCGCGCGGAAGTCGCAGATCCCGGTGATCGCGGATATTCATTTCCAGCCCAAGTACGTGTTCGCGGCGATTGACGCGGGGTGTGCGGCGGTGCGGGTGAATCCGGGGAACATCAAGCAGTTCGACGACAAGGTGAAGGAGATCGCGGGGGCGGCGTCGGCGGCGGGGACGCCGATCCGTATCGGGGTGAACGCGGGTTCGCTGGACGCGCGGCTGCTGAGGAAGTACGGGAAGGCGACTCCGGAGGCGCTGGTGGAGTCGGCGTTGTGGGAGGCGTCGCTGTTCGAGGAGCACGGGTTCCGGGACATCAAGATCTCGGTGAAGCACAACGATCCGGTGGTGATGGTCAATGCGTACCGGCTGCTGGCGGCCCGGTGTGATTATCCGCTGCATCTGGGGGTGACGGAGGCGGGTCCGGCGTTCCAGGGGACGATCAAGTCGGCGGTGGCGTTCGGTGCTCTGCTGAGTGAGGGGATCGGGGACACGATCCGGGTGTCGCTGTCGGCGCCGCCGGCGGAGGAGGTGAAGGTCGGTCTGCAGATTCTGGAGTCGCTGAATCTGAAGCAGCGGCGTCTGGAGATCGTGTCGTGTCCGTCGTGCGGGCGGGCGCAGGTGGATGTGTACAAGCTGGCGGACGAGGTGACGGCGGGGCTGGACGGGATGGAGGTTCCGTTGCGGGTCGCGGTGATGGGCTGTGTGGTGAACGGTCCGGGTGAGGCGCGTGAGGCGGATCTGGGTGTGGCGTCGGGCAACGGCAAGGGGCAGATCTTCGTCAAGGGTGAGGTGATCAAGACGGTGCCCGAGTCCAAGATCGTCGAGACCCTCATCGAAGAGGCGCTGAAGATCGCCGCGGAGATGGAGGCCAACGGCGTTCCCTCCGGCGAGCCGCTGGTCGTGGCGGGGGTGTGA
- a CDS encoding Gfo/Idh/MocA family oxidoreductase, protein MKPLRIGVVGLGVISRFYLDAFPGLPTLELVAVCDLREDALAPHRAAGLPCYPDHRRMLAETELDAIVVNVPNDAHAAVCRDALEAGVAVCVEKPLALHLADGRALTELAVSGGSVLFTAFHRRYNDNVLGLLRSLPEAAAVESVTVRYLEKIEEHVGQDRWYLDPERCGGGCVADNGPNAFDVVRLFLGELTVESAEVVRDGEGVDRQARVELRSAGGVPATVELDWSYPHGEAKDVTVRLKDGTEHHADMLAGHDAFKSSLKHEYVGVLQEFEQAVRAGTDASRAGLAMLELVDATYRTERTGQNELTGAAT, encoded by the coding sequence ATGAAACCCCTGCGGATAGGCGTGGTGGGGCTCGGGGTCATCTCCCGGTTCTACCTCGACGCCTTCCCCGGCCTGCCCACACTCGAACTGGTCGCGGTCTGCGACCTGCGCGAGGACGCGCTGGCCCCGCACCGCGCGGCGGGGCTGCCCTGCTACCCGGACCACCGGCGAATGCTGGCCGAGACGGAGCTCGACGCGATCGTCGTCAACGTCCCCAACGACGCGCACGCGGCGGTCTGCCGCGACGCGCTCGAAGCGGGCGTCGCGGTCTGCGTGGAGAAGCCGCTCGCACTGCACCTGGCCGACGGCCGCGCGCTCACCGAACTGGCCGTGAGCGGCGGCTCGGTGCTGTTCACCGCGTTCCACCGGCGCTACAACGACAACGTGCTCGGCCTGCTGCGTTCGCTGCCCGAGGCAGCGGCGGTGGAGTCGGTGACGGTGCGCTATCTGGAGAAGATCGAGGAGCACGTCGGCCAGGACCGCTGGTATCTCGACCCCGAGCGCTGCGGCGGCGGCTGCGTCGCCGACAACGGCCCCAACGCCTTCGACGTCGTACGGCTGTTCCTCGGCGAGCTGACGGTCGAGTCCGCCGAGGTCGTACGCGACGGGGAGGGCGTCGACCGGCAGGCGCGGGTGGAGCTGCGCTCGGCCGGCGGGGTGCCCGCCACCGTCGAGCTGGACTGGTCGTACCCGCACGGCGAGGCGAAGGACGTCACCGTCCGCCTGAAGGACGGCACCGAGCACCACGCGGACATGCTCGCCGGGCACGACGCGTTCAAGAGTTCCCTGAAGCACGAATACGTGGGTGTGCTCCAGGAGTTCGAGCAGGCGGTGCGCGCCGGTACGGACGCCTCGCGCGCCGGGCTCGCGATGCTGGAGCTGGTCGACGCGACGTACCGCACGGAGCGGACCGGGCAGAACGAGCTGACGGGGGCGGCGACGTGA
- a CDS encoding 4-hydroxy-3-methylbut-2-enyl diphosphate reductase, with the protein MTDIVSDKKVILAEPRGFCAGVRRAIEIVEKALEVHGAPVYVRKEIVHNHYVVGVLKRRGAIFVDSEAEVPPGAVCVFSAHGVAPEVRENAKARRLDTIDATCPLVSKVHQEARRYARDGRTLLLVGHADHEEVEGTYGEAPDRTVIVESEESARQLDLPSDTPVAVLTQTTLSMDETAGIVAVLGERFDDLRSPADGDICYASTNRQVAVKEIAARSDLVLVVGSRNSSNSVRMVEVALLEGTAAHLVPDVTELDVSWLDGVTTIGVSAGASAPELLVDQLLERLDELGYQDVELSVTTKEDIVFQLPSGLSQARPSA; encoded by the coding sequence GTGACCGACATCGTGTCCGACAAGAAAGTGATCCTCGCCGAGCCACGCGGATTCTGTGCGGGGGTACGCCGGGCGATAGAAATCGTCGAGAAGGCATTGGAGGTCCACGGCGCTCCCGTCTATGTGCGAAAAGAAATCGTCCACAACCACTACGTGGTGGGGGTGCTGAAGCGGCGCGGGGCGATCTTCGTGGACTCCGAGGCGGAGGTGCCGCCCGGCGCGGTCTGTGTGTTCTCCGCGCACGGGGTGGCCCCGGAGGTCCGCGAGAACGCGAAGGCCCGCCGGCTCGACACCATCGACGCGACCTGCCCGCTGGTGTCGAAGGTCCACCAGGAGGCCCGGCGCTACGCCCGCGACGGCCGCACCCTGCTGCTGGTCGGCCACGCCGACCACGAGGAGGTCGAGGGCACGTACGGCGAGGCCCCCGACCGCACGGTGATCGTGGAGAGCGAGGAGAGCGCGCGGCAGCTCGACCTGCCCAGTGACACCCCGGTCGCGGTGCTCACCCAGACGACGCTGTCGATGGACGAGACCGCGGGCATCGTCGCGGTGCTGGGCGAGCGCTTCGACGATCTGCGGAGCCCGGCCGACGGCGACATCTGCTACGCGAGCACCAACCGGCAGGTCGCGGTGAAGGAGATCGCCGCGCGCAGCGATCTCGTGCTGGTCGTCGGATCGCGCAACTCCAGCAACTCGGTACGGATGGTGGAGGTCGCCCTTCTCGAAGGGACCGCCGCCCATCTGGTGCCGGACGTCACCGAACTCGACGTGAGCTGGCTGGACGGGGTGACGACGATCGGTGTGAGCGCCGGCGCCAGCGCGCCCGAGCTGCTGGTCGACCAACTGCTGGAGCGGCTGGACGAGTTGGGCTACCAGGACGTGGAGCTGTCCGTGACGACCAAGGAGGACATCGTCTTCCAGCTGCCGTCGGGACTCAGCCAGGCACGTCCCTCCGCCTGA
- a CDS encoding 1-deoxy-D-xylulose-5-phosphate synthase, whose product MALLDEIAAPRDLRGLSPAQLGQLASEIREVMIDAVCRSGGHLGPNLGVVELTIALHRVFDSPQDTLLWDIGHQTYVQKLLTGRRAGFDGLRTRDGLSGYASRAESEHDVIENSHASTALSYADGLARARELSGDTDRAVVAVIGDGALTGGLAWEALNNLGGAPQRPVIVVLNDNERSYAPTVGGLAAHLGKLRSAGSAEVESDSANVFEEFGFGYLGPVDGHDIAAVEDALERARALGGPVVVHVVTEKGRGWETAETNELDRCHVVRATPSANAAPASSLAWTAVFSDEMVRIGAERSDVVAITAAMAEPVGLLEFQREFPARTIDVGIAEQHAAAAAAGLALGGLHPVLAIYATFGNRMIDQMVTDIALHSAPVTLVMDRAGVTGDDGASHNGMWDLTLFQAVPGIRIAAPRDGATLRELLREAVAWDQGPTVLRFPKGTTGADIPAIDTTDGFDVLHNAPGRDVLIVSVGPMARLALDVAGRLGEEGVGATVVDPRWVAPVNPTLVEAAAYFKHVITIEDSGRTGGVGAAFGQALADAGIDTPVRNFGLPREFLDHGSRAQVLAHCGLTADAVTGAVLTRMTSERTLTS is encoded by the coding sequence ATGGCACTACTCGACGAGATCGCGGCTCCCCGCGATCTCCGCGGTCTCTCGCCCGCGCAGCTCGGCCAGCTCGCCTCGGAGATCCGGGAGGTGATGATCGACGCGGTGTGCCGCTCCGGCGGACACCTCGGGCCCAACCTGGGCGTGGTCGAGCTGACCATCGCGCTGCACCGGGTCTTCGACTCGCCGCAGGACACACTGCTCTGGGACATCGGCCACCAGACCTACGTACAGAAGCTGCTGACCGGCCGGCGCGCCGGGTTCGACGGTCTGCGTACGCGCGACGGGCTGTCCGGCTACGCCTCGCGCGCCGAGTCCGAGCACGACGTGATCGAGAACTCGCACGCGTCGACGGCGCTCAGTTACGCGGACGGGCTGGCGCGCGCCCGCGAGTTGAGCGGCGACACGGACCGCGCGGTGGTCGCCGTCATCGGGGACGGAGCGCTGACCGGCGGTCTCGCGTGGGAGGCGCTGAACAACCTGGGCGGCGCGCCCCAGCGGCCGGTGATCGTGGTCCTGAACGACAACGAGCGCTCGTACGCGCCGACGGTGGGCGGCCTGGCGGCGCACCTCGGCAAGCTGCGGTCGGCCGGGTCGGCCGAGGTCGAGTCCGACTCGGCGAACGTCTTCGAGGAGTTCGGCTTCGGCTATCTCGGCCCGGTCGACGGGCACGACATCGCCGCCGTCGAGGACGCGCTGGAGCGTGCGCGGGCCCTGGGCGGTCCGGTCGTCGTCCATGTGGTGACGGAGAAGGGCCGCGGCTGGGAGACGGCCGAGACGAACGAGCTGGACCGCTGCCATGTCGTACGGGCGACGCCGTCGGCCAACGCCGCTCCCGCGTCGAGTCTCGCGTGGACGGCGGTGTTCTCCGACGAGATGGTACGGATCGGGGCGGAGCGCTCCGATGTCGTGGCGATCACGGCGGCGATGGCGGAGCCGGTAGGACTGCTGGAGTTCCAGCGGGAGTTCCCGGCGCGCACGATCGACGTCGGCATCGCCGAGCAGCACGCGGCGGCGGCCGCCGCCGGTCTGGCGCTCGGTGGTCTGCACCCGGTGCTGGCCATCTACGCGACGTTCGGCAACCGCATGATCGACCAGATGGTGACCGACATCGCCCTGCACTCGGCCCCGGTCACGCTGGTGATGGACCGCGCGGGCGTCACCGGCGACGACGGCGCGAGCCACAACGGCATGTGGGACCTGACGCTGTTCCAGGCCGTACCGGGCATCCGTATCGCGGCCCCGCGCGACGGCGCGACGCTGCGCGAGCTGCTCCGCGAGGCGGTCGCCTGGGACCAGGGGCCGACGGTGCTGCGCTTCCCCAAGGGGACCACCGGCGCGGACATCCCCGCGATCGACACGACCGACGGCTTCGACGTGCTCCACAACGCGCCAGGCCGCGACGTGCTGATCGTCTCGGTGGGCCCGATGGCCCGGCTCGCGCTGGACGTCGCGGGCCGGCTGGGGGAGGAAGGCGTCGGGGCGACGGTGGTCGACCCGCGCTGGGTCGCCCCGGTCAACCCCACGCTGGTGGAGGCCGCCGCGTACTTCAAGCACGTGATCACCATCGAGGACAGCGGACGCACCGGCGGCGTGGGCGCGGCGTTCGGGCAGGCCCTGGCGGACGCCGGGATCGACACGCCCGTACGGAACTTCGGGCTGCCGCGCGAGTTCCTCGACCACGGCTCGCGGGCCCAGGTCCTCGCCCACTGCGGGCTGACCGCCGACGCCGTCACCGGCGCGGTGCTGACTCGGATGACCTCGGAAAGGACACTCACCTCATGA